From a single Vanacampus margaritifer isolate UIUO_Vmar chromosome 15, RoL_Vmar_1.0, whole genome shotgun sequence genomic region:
- the slc5a8 gene encoding sodium-coupled monocarboxylate transporter 1 isoform X4, with the protein MSVAPFVGASFAAADYVVFAFMLAVSAAIGVYYAWTDRALKSSDDFLTGGRRLTALPVSLSLTASFMSAITVLANPAEVYRYGASIVFYGLSYFMSMVVTSEVFLPVFYRLSITSIYEYLELRFSRATRLLGTLLFIVQTILYTGIVIYTPALALNQVTGMDLWSAVISTGVVCTFYCTMGGLKAVVWTDVFQVGVMLAGFLLVIIRCVVLKGGVGLIISDSRQGGRLDIWDFDPKPQKRHTFWTVTFGGTFVWVSIYGINQAQVQRYISCKSITHAKLSLFINLIGLCCILLSSVFAGLCLYSVYKNCDPWTAGIVSAPDQLMPYLVMDILGDYPGLPGLFVAAAYSGSLSTVSSSINALAAVTVEDLIKPHMTVSDKKLSFISKVLSFLYGVLCIGMAGLASLMGGILQATISIFGIIGGPLLGLFSLGIICPFANSKGCNLTASDSFNRTSTGLPAHMSNIATSPAQPDHDSPIGTIITILVGLFISLVTGGWKRKVDSRLTLVKSDTTVFCIFKALKDRLMTGKPDVAQTKENHGNQNPAFCNIELDYMKCNTPT; encoded by the exons ATGTCAGTGGCCCCGTTTGTTGGGGCCTCTTTTGCTGCTGCCGACTATGTGGTGTTCGCTTTCATGTTGGCTGTGTCCGCCGCCATCGGAGTTTACTACGCCTGGACAGACCGGGCCCTAAAGAGCTCGGACGACTTCCTGACGGGCGGACGCCGGCTCACAGCTCTGCCCGTCTCCTTGTCCCTCACGGCCAGCTTCATGTCAGCCATCACGGTGCTCGCCAACCCGGCCGAG GTGTACCGTTATGGAGCCAGCATTGTATTTTATGGTCTGTCCTATTTCATGAGCATGGTGGTGACTTCTGAGGTGTTCCTCCCAGTATTCTACAGGCTGTCCATCACCAGCATTTATGAG TATTTGGAACTCCGTTTTAGCAGAGCAACCCGCCTATTGGGAACACTTCTCTTCATTGTGCAGACA ATCCTCTACACGGGCATCGTCATTTACACCCCGGCCCTGGCTTTGAACCAAG TCACTGGGATGGATCTTTGGAGCGCGGTGATTTCCACAGGTGTGGTGTGCACCTTTTACTGCACCATG GGTGGGCTGAAGGCAGTGGTGTGGACAGATGTTTTCCAG GTTGGTGTCATGCTTGCAGGCTTTCTGTTAGTTATCATCCGCTGCGTGGTCCTCAAAGGCGGAGTCGGACTCATTATTTCGGATTCCCGTCAAGGAGGGAGGCTCGACATTTGGGA CTTTGACCCCAAACCACAGAAAAGGCACACGTTCTGGACCGTCACCTTCGGAGGGACGTTTGTCTGGGTCAGCATCTACGGCATAAACCAGGCCCAGGTTCAGCGCTACATCTCCTGCAAGAGCATCACGCACGCCAAATT ATCGTTGTTCATTAATCTGATTGGGCTGTGTTGCATCCTGCTGTCGTCTGTCTTCGCCGGGTTGTGCCTCTATTCGGTGTACAAGAACTGTGACCCGTGGACTGCCGGCATAGTTTCCGCTCCAGATCAG TTGATGCCGTATTTGGTGATGGACATCCTGGGAGACTACCCTGGCCTGCCTGGACTATTTGTGGCAGCGGCATACAGCGGCTCACTGAG CACAGTGTCTTCCAGCATCAATGCATTAGCTGCAGTGACTGTGGAAGACCTGATCAAGCCACACATGACAGTGTCTGACAAGAAGCTGTCCTTCATCTCCAAAGTCCTGA GCTTTTTATATGGCGTGTTATGCATCGGGATGGCAGGACTGGCCTCACTCATGGGTGGAATATTGCAG GCCACCATCAGCATCTTTGGCATCATTGGAGGTCCTTTACTGGGGCTGTTCTCACTGGGTATCATCTGTCCTTTTGCCAATTCCAAA GGCTGTAACCTGACCGCTTCGGACAGCTTCAACCGGACCTCCACAGGCTTGCCCGCTCACATGAGCAACATTGCTACCTCCCCAGCGCAACCCGACCATGACAG TCCCATTGGAACCATCATAACCATCTTAGTGGGCCTGTTTATCAGCCTTGTCACAG GAGGATGGAAGCGCAAAGTGGATTCAAGGCTTACTTTGGTGAAAAGTGACACAACTGTCTTTTGCATATTCAAAGCACTCAAGGACAGA CTAATGACTGGTAAGCCTGACGTGGCACAAACCAAAGAGAACCACGGCAACCAGAATCCCGCTTTCTGCAACATTGAGCTCGACTACATGAAATGCAACACACCTACATGA
- the slc5a8 gene encoding sodium-coupled monocarboxylate transporter 1 isoform X2, whose amino-acid sequence MSVAPFVGASFAAADYVVFAFMLAVSAAIGVYYAWTDRALKSSDDFLTGGRRLTALPVSLSLTASFMSAITVLANPAEVYRYGASIVFYGLSYFMSMVVTSEVFLPVFYRLSITSIYEYLELRFSRATRLLGTLLFIVQTILYTGIVIYTPALALNQVTGMDLWSAVISTGVVCTFYCTMGGLKAVVWTDVFQVGVMLAGFLLVIIRCVVLKGGVGLIISDSRQGGRLDIWDFDPKPQKRHTFWTVTFGGTFVWVSIYGINQAQVQRYISCKSITHAKLSLFINLIGLCCILLSSVFAGLCLYSVYKNCDPWTAGIVSAPDQLMPYLVMDILGDYPGLPGLFVAAAYSGSLSTVSSSINALAAVTVEDLIKPHMTVSDKKLSFISKVLSFLYGVLCIGMAGLASLMGGILQATISIFGIIGGPLLGLFSLGIICPFANSKGALSGLVSGLVVSLWVGIGAQIFPPPSYLSRPLSFTTEGCNLTASDSFNRTSTGLPAHMSNIATSPAQPDHDSPIGTIITILVGLFISLVTGGWKRKVDSRLTLVKSDTTVFCIFKALKDRLMTGKPDVAQTKENHGNQNPAFCNIELDYMKCNTPT is encoded by the exons ATGTCAGTGGCCCCGTTTGTTGGGGCCTCTTTTGCTGCTGCCGACTATGTGGTGTTCGCTTTCATGTTGGCTGTGTCCGCCGCCATCGGAGTTTACTACGCCTGGACAGACCGGGCCCTAAAGAGCTCGGACGACTTCCTGACGGGCGGACGCCGGCTCACAGCTCTGCCCGTCTCCTTGTCCCTCACGGCCAGCTTCATGTCAGCCATCACGGTGCTCGCCAACCCGGCCGAG GTGTACCGTTATGGAGCCAGCATTGTATTTTATGGTCTGTCCTATTTCATGAGCATGGTGGTGACTTCTGAGGTGTTCCTCCCAGTATTCTACAGGCTGTCCATCACCAGCATTTATGAG TATTTGGAACTCCGTTTTAGCAGAGCAACCCGCCTATTGGGAACACTTCTCTTCATTGTGCAGACA ATCCTCTACACGGGCATCGTCATTTACACCCCGGCCCTGGCTTTGAACCAAG TCACTGGGATGGATCTTTGGAGCGCGGTGATTTCCACAGGTGTGGTGTGCACCTTTTACTGCACCATG GGTGGGCTGAAGGCAGTGGTGTGGACAGATGTTTTCCAG GTTGGTGTCATGCTTGCAGGCTTTCTGTTAGTTATCATCCGCTGCGTGGTCCTCAAAGGCGGAGTCGGACTCATTATTTCGGATTCCCGTCAAGGAGGGAGGCTCGACATTTGGGA CTTTGACCCCAAACCACAGAAAAGGCACACGTTCTGGACCGTCACCTTCGGAGGGACGTTTGTCTGGGTCAGCATCTACGGCATAAACCAGGCCCAGGTTCAGCGCTACATCTCCTGCAAGAGCATCACGCACGCCAAATT ATCGTTGTTCATTAATCTGATTGGGCTGTGTTGCATCCTGCTGTCGTCTGTCTTCGCCGGGTTGTGCCTCTATTCGGTGTACAAGAACTGTGACCCGTGGACTGCCGGCATAGTTTCCGCTCCAGATCAG TTGATGCCGTATTTGGTGATGGACATCCTGGGAGACTACCCTGGCCTGCCTGGACTATTTGTGGCAGCGGCATACAGCGGCTCACTGAG CACAGTGTCTTCCAGCATCAATGCATTAGCTGCAGTGACTGTGGAAGACCTGATCAAGCCACACATGACAGTGTCTGACAAGAAGCTGTCCTTCATCTCCAAAGTCCTGA GCTTTTTATATGGCGTGTTATGCATCGGGATGGCAGGACTGGCCTCACTCATGGGTGGAATATTGCAG GCCACCATCAGCATCTTTGGCATCATTGGAGGTCCTTTACTGGGGCTGTTCTCACTGGGTATCATCTGTCCTTTTGCCAATTCCAAA GGAGCCTTGTCAGGTCTGGTGTCAGGCCTCGTCGTGTCGCTCTGGGTGGGCATCGGCGCCCAAATATTCCCCCCGCCTTCCTATCTGAGTCGACCCCTGTCTTTCACCACTGAGGGCTGTAACCTGACCGCTTCGGACAGCTTCAACCGGACCTCCACAGGCTTGCCCGCTCACATGAGCAACATTGCTACCTCCCCAGCGCAACCCGACCATGACAG TCCCATTGGAACCATCATAACCATCTTAGTGGGCCTGTTTATCAGCCTTGTCACAG GAGGATGGAAGCGCAAAGTGGATTCAAGGCTTACTTTGGTGAAAAGTGACACAACTGTCTTTTGCATATTCAAAGCACTCAAGGACAGA CTAATGACTGGTAAGCCTGACGTGGCACAAACCAAAGAGAACCACGGCAACCAGAATCCCGCTTTCTGCAACATTGAGCTCGACTACATGAAATGCAACACACCTACATGA
- the slc5a8 gene encoding sodium-coupled monocarboxylate transporter 1 isoform X1, translated as MSVAPFVGASFAAADYVVFAFMLAVSAAIGVYYAWTDRALKSSDDFLTGGRRLTALPVSLSLTASFMSAITVLANPAEVYRYGASIVFYGLSYFMSMVVTSEVFLPVFYRLSITSIYEYLELRFSRATRLLGTLLFIVQTILYTGIVIYTPALALNQVTGMDLWSAVISTGVVCTFYCTMGGLKAVVWTDVFQVGVMLAGFLLVIIRCVVLKGGVGLIISDSRQGGRLDIWDFDPKPQKRHTFWTVTFGGTFVWVSIYGINQAQVQRYISCKSITHAKLSLFINLIGLCCILLSSVFAGLCLYSVYKNCDPWTAGIVSAPDQLMPYLVMDILGDYPGLPGLFVAAAYSGSLSTVSSSINALAAVTVEDLIKPHMTVSDKKLSFISKVLSFLYGVLCIGMAGLASLMGGILQATISIFGIIGGPLLGLFSLGIICPFANSKGALSGLVSGLVVSLWVGIGAQIFPPPSYLSRPLSFTTEGCNLTASDSFNRTSTGLPAHMSNIATSPAQPDHDRNLLADNWYSLSYLYFSPIGTIITILVGLFISLVTGGWKRKVDSRLTLVKSDTTVFCIFKALKDRLMTGKPDVAQTKENHGNQNPAFCNIELDYMKCNTPT; from the exons ATGTCAGTGGCCCCGTTTGTTGGGGCCTCTTTTGCTGCTGCCGACTATGTGGTGTTCGCTTTCATGTTGGCTGTGTCCGCCGCCATCGGAGTTTACTACGCCTGGACAGACCGGGCCCTAAAGAGCTCGGACGACTTCCTGACGGGCGGACGCCGGCTCACAGCTCTGCCCGTCTCCTTGTCCCTCACGGCCAGCTTCATGTCAGCCATCACGGTGCTCGCCAACCCGGCCGAG GTGTACCGTTATGGAGCCAGCATTGTATTTTATGGTCTGTCCTATTTCATGAGCATGGTGGTGACTTCTGAGGTGTTCCTCCCAGTATTCTACAGGCTGTCCATCACCAGCATTTATGAG TATTTGGAACTCCGTTTTAGCAGAGCAACCCGCCTATTGGGAACACTTCTCTTCATTGTGCAGACA ATCCTCTACACGGGCATCGTCATTTACACCCCGGCCCTGGCTTTGAACCAAG TCACTGGGATGGATCTTTGGAGCGCGGTGATTTCCACAGGTGTGGTGTGCACCTTTTACTGCACCATG GGTGGGCTGAAGGCAGTGGTGTGGACAGATGTTTTCCAG GTTGGTGTCATGCTTGCAGGCTTTCTGTTAGTTATCATCCGCTGCGTGGTCCTCAAAGGCGGAGTCGGACTCATTATTTCGGATTCCCGTCAAGGAGGGAGGCTCGACATTTGGGA CTTTGACCCCAAACCACAGAAAAGGCACACGTTCTGGACCGTCACCTTCGGAGGGACGTTTGTCTGGGTCAGCATCTACGGCATAAACCAGGCCCAGGTTCAGCGCTACATCTCCTGCAAGAGCATCACGCACGCCAAATT ATCGTTGTTCATTAATCTGATTGGGCTGTGTTGCATCCTGCTGTCGTCTGTCTTCGCCGGGTTGTGCCTCTATTCGGTGTACAAGAACTGTGACCCGTGGACTGCCGGCATAGTTTCCGCTCCAGATCAG TTGATGCCGTATTTGGTGATGGACATCCTGGGAGACTACCCTGGCCTGCCTGGACTATTTGTGGCAGCGGCATACAGCGGCTCACTGAG CACAGTGTCTTCCAGCATCAATGCATTAGCTGCAGTGACTGTGGAAGACCTGATCAAGCCACACATGACAGTGTCTGACAAGAAGCTGTCCTTCATCTCCAAAGTCCTGA GCTTTTTATATGGCGTGTTATGCATCGGGATGGCAGGACTGGCCTCACTCATGGGTGGAATATTGCAG GCCACCATCAGCATCTTTGGCATCATTGGAGGTCCTTTACTGGGGCTGTTCTCACTGGGTATCATCTGTCCTTTTGCCAATTCCAAA GGAGCCTTGTCAGGTCTGGTGTCAGGCCTCGTCGTGTCGCTCTGGGTGGGCATCGGCGCCCAAATATTCCCCCCGCCTTCCTATCTGAGTCGACCCCTGTCTTTCACCACTGAGGGCTGTAACCTGACCGCTTCGGACAGCTTCAACCGGACCTCCACAGGCTTGCCCGCTCACATGAGCAACATTGCTACCTCCCCAGCGCAACCCGACCATGACAG gaaTCTACTGGCTGATAACTGGTACTCCCTGTCCTACCTTTACTTCAGTCCCATTGGAACCATCATAACCATCTTAGTGGGCCTGTTTATCAGCCTTGTCACAG GAGGATGGAAGCGCAAAGTGGATTCAAGGCTTACTTTGGTGAAAAGTGACACAACTGTCTTTTGCATATTCAAAGCACTCAAGGACAGA CTAATGACTGGTAAGCCTGACGTGGCACAAACCAAAGAGAACCACGGCAACCAGAATCCCGCTTTCTGCAACATTGAGCTCGACTACATGAAATGCAACACACCTACATGA
- the slc5a8 gene encoding sodium-coupled monocarboxylate transporter 1 isoform X3: MSVAPFVGASFAAADYVVFAFMLAVSAAIGVYYAWTDRALKSSDDFLTGGRRLTALPVSLSLTASFMSAITVLANPAEVYRYGASIVFYGLSYFMSMVVTSEVFLPVFYRLSITSIYEYLELRFSRATRLLGTLLFIVQTILYTGIVIYTPALALNQVTGMDLWSAVISTGVVCTFYCTMGGLKAVVWTDVFQVGVMLAGFLLVIIRCVVLKGGVGLIISDSRQGGRLDIWDFDPKPQKRHTFWTVTFGGTFVWVSIYGINQAQVQRYISCKSITHAKLSLFINLIGLCCILLSSVFAGLCLYSVYKNCDPWTAGIVSAPDQLMPYLVMDILGDYPGLPGLFVAAAYSGSLSTVSSSINALAAVTVEDLIKPHMTVSDKKLSFISKVLSFLYGVLCIGMAGLASLMGGILQATISIFGIIGGPLLGLFSLGIICPFANSKGCNLTASDSFNRTSTGLPAHMSNIATSPAQPDHDRNLLADNWYSLSYLYFSPIGTIITILVGLFISLVTGGWKRKVDSRLTLVKSDTTVFCIFKALKDRLMTGKPDVAQTKENHGNQNPAFCNIELDYMKCNTPT; this comes from the exons ATGTCAGTGGCCCCGTTTGTTGGGGCCTCTTTTGCTGCTGCCGACTATGTGGTGTTCGCTTTCATGTTGGCTGTGTCCGCCGCCATCGGAGTTTACTACGCCTGGACAGACCGGGCCCTAAAGAGCTCGGACGACTTCCTGACGGGCGGACGCCGGCTCACAGCTCTGCCCGTCTCCTTGTCCCTCACGGCCAGCTTCATGTCAGCCATCACGGTGCTCGCCAACCCGGCCGAG GTGTACCGTTATGGAGCCAGCATTGTATTTTATGGTCTGTCCTATTTCATGAGCATGGTGGTGACTTCTGAGGTGTTCCTCCCAGTATTCTACAGGCTGTCCATCACCAGCATTTATGAG TATTTGGAACTCCGTTTTAGCAGAGCAACCCGCCTATTGGGAACACTTCTCTTCATTGTGCAGACA ATCCTCTACACGGGCATCGTCATTTACACCCCGGCCCTGGCTTTGAACCAAG TCACTGGGATGGATCTTTGGAGCGCGGTGATTTCCACAGGTGTGGTGTGCACCTTTTACTGCACCATG GGTGGGCTGAAGGCAGTGGTGTGGACAGATGTTTTCCAG GTTGGTGTCATGCTTGCAGGCTTTCTGTTAGTTATCATCCGCTGCGTGGTCCTCAAAGGCGGAGTCGGACTCATTATTTCGGATTCCCGTCAAGGAGGGAGGCTCGACATTTGGGA CTTTGACCCCAAACCACAGAAAAGGCACACGTTCTGGACCGTCACCTTCGGAGGGACGTTTGTCTGGGTCAGCATCTACGGCATAAACCAGGCCCAGGTTCAGCGCTACATCTCCTGCAAGAGCATCACGCACGCCAAATT ATCGTTGTTCATTAATCTGATTGGGCTGTGTTGCATCCTGCTGTCGTCTGTCTTCGCCGGGTTGTGCCTCTATTCGGTGTACAAGAACTGTGACCCGTGGACTGCCGGCATAGTTTCCGCTCCAGATCAG TTGATGCCGTATTTGGTGATGGACATCCTGGGAGACTACCCTGGCCTGCCTGGACTATTTGTGGCAGCGGCATACAGCGGCTCACTGAG CACAGTGTCTTCCAGCATCAATGCATTAGCTGCAGTGACTGTGGAAGACCTGATCAAGCCACACATGACAGTGTCTGACAAGAAGCTGTCCTTCATCTCCAAAGTCCTGA GCTTTTTATATGGCGTGTTATGCATCGGGATGGCAGGACTGGCCTCACTCATGGGTGGAATATTGCAG GCCACCATCAGCATCTTTGGCATCATTGGAGGTCCTTTACTGGGGCTGTTCTCACTGGGTATCATCTGTCCTTTTGCCAATTCCAAA GGCTGTAACCTGACCGCTTCGGACAGCTTCAACCGGACCTCCACAGGCTTGCCCGCTCACATGAGCAACATTGCTACCTCCCCAGCGCAACCCGACCATGACAG gaaTCTACTGGCTGATAACTGGTACTCCCTGTCCTACCTTTACTTCAGTCCCATTGGAACCATCATAACCATCTTAGTGGGCCTGTTTATCAGCCTTGTCACAG GAGGATGGAAGCGCAAAGTGGATTCAAGGCTTACTTTGGTGAAAAGTGACACAACTGTCTTTTGCATATTCAAAGCACTCAAGGACAGA CTAATGACTGGTAAGCCTGACGTGGCACAAACCAAAGAGAACCACGGCAACCAGAATCCCGCTTTCTGCAACATTGAGCTCGACTACATGAAATGCAACACACCTACATGA
- the lyrm5a gene encoding LYR motif-containing protein 5A, whose protein sequence is MANPLRGEVIKLYKNLLYLGRDYPEGSAFFRERLKSAFMKNKDVADPEHIKKLVGRGEFVIKELEALYFLKKYRAMKKRYYDPET, encoded by the exons ATGGCCAACCCACTACGAGGTGAAGTTATTAAGCTTTATAAAAAC CTGCTGTATCTTGGTCGGGACTACCCAGAGGGATCAGCCTTTTTCCGAGAGCGCCTCAAGTCAGCcttcatgaaaaataaagatGTGGCGGACCCCGAGCACATTAAAAAGCTTGTGGGACGAGGAGAGTTTGTCATCAAGGAACTAGAGGCACTCTACTTCCTCAAGAAATACAGAGCCATGAAGAAGAGGTACTATGACCCGGAAACATAA